One window from the genome of Desulforamulus ruminis DSM 2154 encodes:
- a CDS encoding DHA2 family efflux MFS transporter permease subunit, with the protein MIGAFAAILNSSSINVAIPKLMSIFGVSANDIQWVITAYMLTSAVVIPITGYLGDRFGGKRVYILSTAAFTAGSILCAFAWSSNSLIVFRVIQGIGGGIIMPITMVLIYRIVPIEKIGLALGVWGMAAVMGPAVGPTVGGYILEHFSWRLLFIINVPVGIVGVLLSIYLLKETPIKKDTKFDFWGFLFAAVGFFALLLALSQGSKEGWSSYYIVMLFILSFFTLLLFVLVELFSEDPMMDLRLLKNKTFLYTTIVGSLINIGLYGGVFLTPLFAQNLMGLSAYDTGILLFPSAMVSGVMMPVSGILFDKFGAKVVGLIGVTITAVATLDMYHLDVNTSQMTVVIIMCIRSFGIGLSMMPLMTAGMNVVAKHLIGRASSLGNVIRQVASSFGIAVLTTIMQNRQTFHAATLSEGVSYSSPVAANIIKQVQGALLSSGAGSDDSTSGAISMVVGLVQKQAMALAINDTFLISALFVFAAIPLIFLINEKKKPAPAGMPSPGPDK; encoded by the coding sequence GTGATTGGTGCTTTTGCAGCCATCTTAAACAGCAGTTCCATCAATGTGGCCATCCCCAAACTGATGTCTATTTTTGGCGTATCGGCCAACGATATTCAATGGGTCATTACCGCGTATATGCTCACTTCAGCGGTGGTCATTCCCATTACCGGATACCTGGGAGACCGGTTTGGCGGCAAAAGGGTGTATATTTTGTCCACCGCCGCTTTCACTGCGGGGTCCATCCTGTGCGCCTTTGCCTGGAGTAGTAATTCCCTCATCGTCTTCCGGGTTATTCAGGGCATTGGCGGGGGTATTATTATGCCCATCACCATGGTATTAATCTATCGCATTGTACCCATTGAAAAAATTGGCCTGGCCCTGGGAGTCTGGGGAATGGCGGCGGTTATGGGACCGGCGGTGGGGCCTACGGTAGGCGGCTACATTCTGGAACATTTTAGCTGGCGGCTTTTATTTATTATTAATGTACCCGTCGGGATCGTGGGTGTGCTTCTTTCTATTTATTTATTGAAGGAAACACCCATAAAAAAAGATACAAAATTTGATTTTTGGGGCTTTTTATTTGCCGCCGTGGGATTCTTTGCCCTGTTGCTGGCTTTAAGCCAAGGAAGCAAAGAAGGGTGGAGTTCTTATTACATCGTTATGTTATTCATCCTATCCTTTTTCACCCTATTGCTTTTTGTACTGGTGGAACTTTTTAGTGAAGATCCCATGATGGATTTGAGATTGTTAAAGAATAAAACTTTCCTGTACACTACCATCGTGGGAAGTTTAATCAACATCGGTTTGTATGGAGGGGTATTTCTAACTCCCTTATTCGCCCAAAACCTCATGGGTTTATCGGCCTATGATACAGGCATATTATTATTTCCCTCGGCAATGGTTTCCGGCGTGATGATGCCCGTCAGCGGGATCTTGTTTGACAAGTTTGGAGCTAAGGTGGTGGGCTTAATCGGAGTGACCATCACGGCGGTGGCCACTCTGGATATGTATCATTTGGATGTTAACACCAGCCAAATGACGGTAGTCATTATTATGTGCATTCGTTCTTTTGGCATTGGTTTATCCATGATGCCCCTGATGACCGCAGGTATGAATGTGGTGGCCAAACACCTCATAGGCCGTGCCTCCTCATTGGGCAATGTGATACGCCAGGTGGCCTCCTCCTTTGGTATCGCCGTATTGACCACCATTATGCAAAACCGCCAGACGTTTCACGCTGCCACTCTTTCCGAAGGGGTGTCCTACTCTTCGCCGGTTGCAGCAAATATCATTAAACAAGTACAGGGAGCGCTGCTTTCCTCCGGGGCCGGATCGGATGACTCAACCAGCGGCGCCATCAGTATGGTGGTTGGCTTGGTACAGAAGCAGGCCATGGCCCTGGCCATTAACGATACTTTTCTGATCTCGGCCTTGTTTGTATTTGCAGCCATCCCTTTGATATTTTTAATTAATGAAAAGAAAAAACCGGCGCCCGCAGGAATGCCATCCCCAGGCCCGGACAAGTAA
- a CDS encoding HlyD family secretion protein — translation MKNKKILLLVFGAMLVTMAFVSYYYWYQTTHYVTTEDARVDTQIVKITPQVAGKILEIPIEEGELLKQNDIVARLSDAFLSPGANLDLTILRSPITGTVLKKIQNTEEMAAVGQPLALMADLNAVYITANIEETELSKVHPGQIVDFTIDAVPNSRFQGYVESIGEGTNSSFSSLSASTSGTFTKVTQRIPVKIAIQDLQGKNLLPGMNAVIKIHLK, via the coding sequence ATGAAGAATAAAAAAATTTTACTCCTGGTGTTTGGAGCCATGCTGGTTACTATGGCCTTTGTATCTTATTATTACTGGTACCAAACCACTCATTATGTAACCACCGAGGATGCCCGTGTTGACACTCAAATCGTAAAAATTACCCCCCAGGTGGCTGGTAAAATACTGGAAATCCCCATTGAAGAAGGGGAACTTCTGAAACAAAACGATATTGTAGCCCGCCTATCGGATGCCTTCCTCTCACCGGGAGCCAACCTGGACTTAACCATTCTGCGCTCTCCCATTACAGGCACGGTCTTGAAAAAAATTCAAAATACCGAGGAGATGGCCGCCGTGGGACAACCCCTGGCGCTCATGGCCGACCTGAATGCCGTTTACATCACGGCCAACATTGAGGAAACCGAGCTGTCTAAAGTTCACCCGGGGCAGATTGTGGATTTTACCATTGACGCCGTGCCCAACTCCAGATTCCAAGGATACGTTGAATCCATCGGTGAGGGAACCAATTCCTCCTTTTCTTCACTTTCTGCCAGTACATCGGGCACTTTTACCAAAGTAACCCAGAGAATTCCTGTAAAAATCGCTATTCAGGATTTACAAGGAAAAAATTTACTGCCGGGAATGAATGCAGTAATAAAAATTCACTTGAAGTAA
- a CDS encoding efflux RND transporter periplasmic adaptor subunit encodes MNFFGQKLRNSFRNKSKPLLSLLAVLLIVGILYEFNARESIKNANASTQFQVVTRGDITEKISASGTVQSPTQVKLSFVAGNTGRLSSIKVKIGSTVQTGDVLATLDDRTARAQLTTARANLESAIAKLNQAKQGATSETIAVQQTNAEKARVALEGAKKAYENQLVLYNDRTQARQQVVHAESQLEQAQIQLRSAKAGLASAQSKLDASRELASLEAVEAARANLEAAESQYINALQDQKAAQDTLTTALNQTPPPENVSELKNTAEAAQSALNQAEATRTKARKQLTDLSGQANDYAVSQAEAARDQAQAAVEQAENTLRTAQGSLELAKESYANRSQDKAQLDQVKNQMDQAQATYNTAVAQLNQTLAPADRESIRIAQAAVDQARVQVQQQEIALDNLILKAPMDGIIAQINGNIGELTSAGQPVIVMNDSNAHTLQVMAQISQNDVTKIMPGQSADITTTAVQGKNFKGTVLVVYPEAITQNGVTNYSVLLSVENSAGQLKPGMTTNVSINTGTHKNVLYVPMAALKELNGSDGVYLAHKDGELRFQPVTIGLFGLDKVEIIAGLQEGDQVAVSLTNDSGKKSFSLWGGFGGGNR; translated from the coding sequence TTGAATTTCTTTGGACAAAAACTACGCAACTCCTTTAGAAACAAAAGCAAACCCCTTCTCTCCCTGCTGGCGGTCCTATTGATCGTAGGGATCCTTTATGAATTCAATGCTCGGGAGTCCATTAAAAATGCCAATGCCTCCACTCAATTCCAGGTTGTCACCCGGGGAGATATCACCGAGAAAATATCCGCATCGGGTACGGTACAATCCCCAACCCAGGTTAAACTCAGCTTTGTCGCCGGCAATACCGGGAGGCTGTCCTCCATTAAGGTAAAGATCGGGTCTACCGTACAAACCGGCGACGTACTGGCCACCCTTGATGACCGTACGGCGAGAGCTCAGTTGACCACCGCCCGGGCCAATCTTGAATCGGCCATCGCCAAATTAAATCAAGCCAAACAGGGCGCCACCAGTGAGACCATTGCCGTTCAACAAACCAATGCCGAAAAAGCCCGGGTAGCCCTGGAAGGCGCCAAAAAGGCCTATGAAAACCAATTGGTTTTGTATAATGACCGGACCCAAGCCCGTCAGCAGGTTGTTCATGCTGAAAGCCAGTTGGAACAGGCACAAATTCAACTGCGCTCAGCCAAAGCCGGTCTTGCTTCCGCCCAATCGAAACTGGATGCCTCCAGGGAACTAGCCTCCCTGGAGGCAGTAGAGGCAGCCCGTGCCAATCTGGAGGCGGCAGAATCCCAGTACATCAATGCGTTGCAGGATCAAAAGGCTGCCCAAGACACATTGACCACCGCTTTGAACCAAACTCCCCCACCGGAAAATGTGAGTGAGCTAAAAAACACCGCCGAGGCAGCCCAATCGGCCCTGAATCAAGCTGAAGCCACTCGGACAAAGGCCAGAAAGCAGTTGACCGACCTGTCCGGCCAAGCCAACGATTATGCGGTATCCCAGGCGGAAGCCGCTCGAGACCAGGCTCAAGCTGCGGTGGAGCAAGCAGAGAATACCCTTCGTACCGCCCAGGGCAGCCTGGAACTAGCGAAGGAAAGCTACGCCAACCGCAGTCAAGACAAAGCCCAATTGGATCAGGTGAAAAACCAAATGGACCAAGCCCAGGCAACCTATAATACCGCTGTGGCTCAATTGAATCAGACCCTGGCTCCTGCGGACCGGGAATCCATCCGTATAGCCCAGGCAGCGGTAGATCAAGCCCGGGTACAGGTACAACAGCAGGAGATCGCCCTGGATAATTTGATCTTAAAAGCACCCATGGACGGCATCATTGCCCAAATTAACGGCAATATTGGCGAGCTGACCTCTGCCGGCCAGCCGGTCATTGTTATGAACGATTCCAACGCCCATACACTGCAGGTAATGGCCCAAATCAGCCAAAACGATGTCACTAAAATCATGCCTGGCCAAAGTGCCGATATCACCACCACCGCCGTACAGGGAAAAAACTTTAAAGGAACGGTGCTGGTGGTTTACCCTGAGGCGATTACACAAAACGGGGTGACCAATTACAGCGTCCTGCTTTCTGTAGAAAATTCCGCAGGTCAGTTAAAGCCGGGGATGACTACCAATGTGTCTATCAACACCGGTACCCATAAAAATGTACTGTATGTACCCATGGCGGCCCTAAAGGAACTTAACGGCAGCGACGGCGTCTATTTGGCTCATAAAGATGGCGAACTTCGTTTTCAACCGGTGACCATCGGTCTTTTTGGCCTGGACAAGGTTGAAATTATTGCCGGCCTGCAGGAAGGAGATCAAGTTGCGGTTTCTTTGACCAACGATAGCGGGAAAAAATCTTTCTCCCTTTGGGGCGGCTTCGGAGGAGGGAATCGCTAA
- a CDS encoding ABC transporter ATP-binding protein, with protein sequence MIKVDNMKKTYQLGDQQIQALAGVSLEIGRGEFVAIMGSSGSGKSTMMNLLGCLDKPTSGEYYLDGQPMSKVKDDQQALIRNAKIGFVFQSFNLLPRTTALENVELPLLYAGIPSRERRSRAAEALQSVGLGNRLNNKPNELSGGQQQRVSIARALINNPVILLADEPTGALDTQTSREIMNIFRHLHAQGKTVVVVTHEPEIAQYAKRIVRFRDGQIFEDRPVGSLPPVDLAEVRP encoded by the coding sequence ATCATCAAAGTGGATAATATGAAGAAAACCTACCAACTGGGCGATCAGCAAATTCAAGCCCTGGCAGGGGTTAGCCTGGAGATTGGCCGGGGAGAATTCGTGGCCATTATGGGTTCATCCGGTTCCGGCAAATCAACCATGATGAACCTATTGGGCTGCCTGGATAAGCCTACTTCCGGTGAATATTATTTGGATGGCCAGCCCATGTCCAAGGTGAAGGATGATCAGCAGGCCCTGATACGCAACGCTAAAATTGGCTTTGTATTTCAAAGCTTCAATCTGCTCCCCCGTACCACCGCTTTGGAGAATGTGGAACTGCCCCTGCTGTATGCCGGCATACCCTCCCGGGAACGCCGAAGCAGAGCGGCGGAAGCCTTGCAGTCGGTAGGCTTGGGCAATCGGTTGAACAATAAACCCAACGAATTATCCGGGGGACAACAGCAGCGGGTTTCCATTGCCCGGGCCCTGATAAACAACCCGGTGATCCTGCTGGCCGACGAACCAACCGGTGCCCTGGACACCCAGACCAGCAGGGAAATCATGAATATCTTCCGGCATCTTCATGCTCAGGGCAAAACCGTTGTAGTAGTTACCCATGAACCGGAGATTGCCCAATATGCCAAACGAATTGTACGCTTCCGGGACGGCCAAATTTTTGAAGACCGGCCTGTGGGCAGCCTTCCTCCGGTGGATCTGGCGGAGGTGAGACCATGA
- a CDS encoding ABC transporter permease: MNLSEILRLSLRSIKANPMRSLLTMLGIIIGVSAVILLVAIGQGAAKSITSQIQGLGSNLLIVSPGQAQQGGINLGAGTLNKLTMEDAEAIARQPSIETAAPYVRKNAQVIWRNTNYATSVEGSTANYAQVRSLKVDQGRFFSKFEVLGQANVAVVGREVVSNLFGNPDSNIVGRQIEINQLPFTIIGILETQGSQGLQNNDDVILLPITTAMNRMFGMTYVSTIYVSAKSEELMNQAQQEVETALRIQHGLLPKEDDDFKITSQAQILNTAQGITGIMTALLAGIAAISLVVGGIGIMNIMLVSVTERTREIGIRKAIGANRGAILRQFLTEAVMLSLLGGITGILIGIGSALVIGKISSLPTAITVTPVIYSFVFSVLVGVIFGVYPARKAASLNPIEALRYE; the protein is encoded by the coding sequence ATGAACCTCTCCGAAATCCTACGCCTTTCCCTGCGCAGCATTAAGGCCAACCCCATGCGCTCTCTGCTTACCATGCTGGGCATTATTATTGGGGTTTCTGCAGTCATTCTTTTAGTTGCCATCGGTCAGGGCGCTGCGAAAAGTATCACTTCCCAAATTCAAGGACTTGGCAGCAACCTGCTCATTGTTTCTCCGGGACAAGCCCAGCAGGGAGGCATCAACCTGGGAGCCGGCACCTTAAATAAATTAACCATGGAAGATGCCGAGGCCATCGCCAGGCAACCCTCCATTGAAACCGCGGCTCCCTATGTAAGAAAAAATGCTCAGGTTATCTGGCGCAACACCAATTACGCCACCTCGGTGGAGGGCAGCACCGCCAATTACGCCCAGGTCCGAAGTTTAAAAGTGGATCAGGGGCGGTTTTTCAGTAAATTTGAAGTCTTGGGACAAGCCAATGTGGCGGTGGTGGGCCGTGAGGTTGTCAGCAACCTTTTTGGCAACCCGGACTCCAACATCGTTGGCCGCCAAATTGAAATTAACCAGTTGCCTTTTACCATCATTGGCATTTTGGAAACCCAGGGAAGCCAAGGATTGCAGAACAACGATGATGTCATCCTCCTGCCCATTACCACCGCCATGAACCGTATGTTTGGCATGACCTATGTTTCTACCATTTATGTCTCGGCTAAATCCGAAGAACTGATGAATCAAGCTCAACAAGAGGTGGAAACCGCCCTGCGTATACAGCATGGTCTGCTGCCCAAGGAAGACGACGATTTTAAAATTACTTCCCAGGCGCAAATTCTTAATACCGCCCAGGGCATTACGGGTATTATGACGGCTTTGCTGGCAGGCATTGCCGCCATCTCTCTGGTGGTAGGGGGGATTGGTATTATGAACATCATGTTAGTATCGGTAACCGAACGTACCCGGGAAATCGGTATTCGTAAAGCCATTGGGGCCAACCGGGGCGCCATTCTCCGCCAGTTTCTGACCGAGGCGGTGATGCTAAGCCTCCTGGGTGGTATTACCGGTATTTTGATTGGCATCGGCTCTGCTCTTGTCATTGGGAAAATTTCATCCCTGCCCACCGCCATTACGGTTACCCCGGTCATTTACTCCTTTGTTTTCTCGGTGCTAGTTGGCGTGATCTTTGGAGTATACCCGGCCCGTAAGGCCGCAAGCTTGAATCCCATTGAGGCGTTGCGCTACGAATAG
- a CDS encoding response regulator transcription factor translates to MRDYLEINGLSVDIEQNGQRGLQMAGEGGYDLVLLDLLLPGMDGFEICRQIRSKQDIPILMVSAKQEEIDKIRGLGLGADDYVTKPFSPSELVARVKAHLSRYERLTGTREEEKDEIIIRNLIIDKSSRRVYRSGREVSMTSKEFNLLLLLASNPNRVFSKEDIFDRIWGMDSAGNMATVTVHIRKIREKIEIDPANPQYIETIWGVGYRFAV, encoded by the coding sequence ATGCGAGATTATCTGGAAATTAATGGGTTATCCGTTGACATTGAACAAAACGGCCAGAGAGGGTTGCAAATGGCCGGGGAGGGCGGTTATGACCTGGTTCTTTTGGATTTGCTGCTTCCAGGAATGGACGGGTTTGAAATCTGCAGGCAAATCCGCAGCAAACAGGATATACCCATCCTCATGGTTTCCGCGAAGCAGGAGGAGATTGATAAAATTAGGGGACTGGGTCTGGGCGCTGACGATTATGTCACTAAACCTTTCAGTCCCAGTGAATTGGTGGCGAGGGTGAAAGCCCATTTATCCAGGTATGAACGGCTGACGGGAACACGGGAAGAAGAAAAGGATGAGATCATTATAAGAAACCTTATCATTGATAAAAGCTCTCGAAGAGTTTATAGAAGCGGACGGGAAGTCAGCATGACCAGCAAGGAGTTTAACCTGCTGCTGCTGTTGGCCTCTAACCCTAACCGGGTTTTTAGCAAGGAGGATATTTTTGATCGCATCTGGGGTATGGATTCAGCGGGGAACATGGCCACTGTAACCGTGCATATCCGCAAAATCAGGGAAAAGATTGAAATAGATCCTGCCAATCCACAATATATTGAGACCATCTGGGGGGTCGGCTACCGGTTTGCAGTTTAA
- a CDS encoding CDP-alcohol phosphatidyltransferase family protein has product MANIISISRIVLLLALFFSFHNASLFLVLYLVCGLSDVLDGYVARKTKTQSELGARLDSMADLILFTVITLSIILWMGNEVRIFLPWIIIIVLIRCTNLAIAAYKYRSFAILHTWGNKLAGFLLFITPLFILYRQSVILWFVCFVAILSAAEESIIHLTSPRLNLNRRSIFKE; this is encoded by the coding sequence ATGGCAAATATCATTTCAATCAGCAGGATTGTCCTCTTGCTGGCCTTATTCTTCAGCTTTCATAATGCATCACTATTCTTAGTATTATACCTTGTATGCGGTTTAAGTGATGTCTTAGACGGCTATGTCGCACGCAAAACAAAAACACAAAGCGAACTGGGCGCTCGATTGGACTCCATGGCTGATTTAATTCTTTTCACAGTGATCACCCTATCCATCATCCTATGGATGGGGAACGAGGTCCGAATTTTTTTACCTTGGATCATAATTATCGTTTTAATTCGTTGTACGAACCTGGCCATCGCAGCATACAAATATCGTTCATTTGCTATTTTACATACTTGGGGAAACAAGCTTGCGGGGTTTCTGCTTTTTATAACTCCGTTGTTTATTTTATATCGGCAATCAGTCATTCTGTGGTTTGTATGCTTCGTCGCGATCTTGTCGGCTGCAGAGGAGAGTATTATACATCTAACCTCCCCAAGACTTAACCTTAATAGGCGGAGTATTTTCAAAGAGTAA
- a CDS encoding Fe-only nitrogenase accessory AnfO family protein has translation MTREIAIHMGRNGKAATLYERGKTVIYKRTQGIWTLQQEKDFFLQQGQDVPAMRRQMEELIQFLGDCKILITSAMNGIPYYELEKAGCKIWECSGSPRELLDHVWEKEQQRILTKNNPVASMPIPENLGNGCFRISIKGVQGCGAGVSSKQVLLPFLRQVPFGQLEVLCSHIPPWVEAETVARDLTCATERLGPDEYKLILRKKSDEADL, from the coding sequence ATGACCAGAGAAATTGCAATCCATATGGGCCGGAACGGCAAAGCAGCAACACTGTATGAACGAGGAAAAACCGTGATATATAAAAGAACCCAAGGGATCTGGACCTTGCAGCAGGAGAAAGATTTTTTTCTCCAACAGGGTCAAGACGTACCGGCCATGCGCCGGCAAATGGAAGAACTAATCCAATTTCTCGGTGACTGTAAAATTTTGATCACCTCGGCCATGAATGGCATTCCCTATTATGAATTGGAAAAAGCCGGCTGCAAAATCTGGGAATGCTCCGGTTCCCCGCGTGAATTATTGGATCATGTATGGGAAAAGGAGCAACAAAGGATATTGACCAAAAACAATCCAGTGGCATCTATGCCCATACCGGAAAATTTGGGAAACGGCTGCTTCCGGATTTCAATTAAAGGGGTCCAGGGCTGCGGAGCCGGAGTTTCCTCCAAGCAAGTGCTGCTGCCCTTCCTGCGGCAAGTCCCCTTTGGCCAATTGGAGGTACTTTGCAGCCATATTCCGCCCTGGGTGGAAGCCGAGACCGTGGCCCGGGATTTAACCTGTGCCACCGAGCGTCTGGGGCCTGATGAATACAAATTGATACTGCGCAAAAAGTCTGATGAGGCGGACTTGTAA